A window of the Lactuca sativa cultivar Salinas chromosome 5, Lsat_Salinas_v11, whole genome shotgun sequence genome harbors these coding sequences:
- the LOC111889557 gene encoding uncharacterized protein LOC111889557 has translation MGYQLFSEREVIKSRRYIITIGNWIATNGDTIFANIYGPHSLCDQKIMWNEILAVKNNKPGNWILFGDFNVVRRSDERFNSQFCPSSASTFNGFIHEATLFGFSMGGEKYTYMSRVGAKLSKLDRFLACPNFLSSFSSFAVTVHARELSDHIPITLISKASDYGPPPFKMFNSWMMKYGFDSTIKNVWSSFVGYGNPDAYLAAKLRYLKIEIKKWIRIVHNEEKKELNLVKNTFSHLKKMAETRTLTRSKLNTRSEG, from the coding sequence ATGGGATACCAATTGTTTTCAGAAAGGGAGGTAATAAAATCAAGACGCTACATTATCACGATTGGTAATTGGATTGCCACCAATGGAGATACTATCTTCGCTAATATATATGGACCTCATAGCCTCTGTGATCAGAAGATCATGTGGAACGAAATTCTTGCAGTTAAAAACAATAAACCTGGGAACTGGATACTCTTTGGGGACTTTAATGTTGTGAGAAGGTCGGACGAGAGATTCAACTCTCAGTTTTGCCCATCTAGTGCTTCCACGTTTAATGGGTTCATTCATGAGGCAACACTATTCGGTTTTAGTATGGGTGGagaaaagtatacatacatgagCAGGGTTGGAGCCAAACTGAGTAAATTGGACAGGTTTCTAGCTTGCCCTAATTTCTTGTCATCATTCTCCTCATTCGCGGTCACAGTTCATGCAAGAGAATTATCTGACCACATCCCTATCACTCTCATCTCTAAGGCATCTGATTATGGTCCTCCCCCATTCAAGATGTTCAACTCTTGGATGATGAAATATGGTTTTGACAGTACTATAAAAAACGTTTGGAGTAGTTTTGTTGGTTATGGTAACCCGGATGCATACCTAGCAGCAAAGTTACGGTATTTGAAGATTGAAATCAAAAAATGGATCAGAATAGTTCATAATGAAGAAAAAAAGGAGTTGAATCTTGTAAAGAACACATTTTCTCATCTCAAAAAAATGGCGGAGACAAGAACTTTAACTCGGTCTAAACTCAACACGCGAAGTGAAGGCTAA
- the LOC111889575 gene encoding disease resistance protein RPV1 isoform X1, producing the protein MPSKHSRLWDSKEIEEILASDMGTEETKCIQFYGGRLNPGIVMEGLRKMKELRFLSLYLEDSYAREINGPMPNFLNALGFLCCNWKFNEVSSYFPDTLRYLNWYGYPFRSLPKTFQGNNLVSLGMSNSDIVQLWEGGERKVLNKLRFLDLSGEKLRTLDLGLTPNLETLKIVGCDQLIKLYMPVECLKLRYLDLSHVKLRTLDLGLIPNLEMLWLTDCDLVELLHMPGRCLNLRLLLLIDVNLRSLDIGLTPNLEDLDLRNCNDLEELHMADGCVKLRSLYLNKLKLRKLDLGPSPYLERLDFHYWNNLEEFHIAECPLLTDVIIRGSKLITLDLRMVPNIKLLRLEGIYLLELHLPSKCINLSYLLCIDSYVETLDIGVTPNLVELDLENSYFLEELHLLGQCHKLAYLNINYTKLRTLDLGLTPSLKELYLKKCYYLMELHAPIGCLKNIVILELSYCLEFYSFSFCVKDNTYGRVNDQLLEVRHPLAELHFRLKSCPLHPDDYFPGFKFTCFHKEDLPSLRRSLEKLISVGPCVCTKFETFSKSICRLQR; encoded by the exons ATGCCTAGCAAACATAGCCGGTTGTGGGATAGCAAGGAAATTGAAGAAATATTGGCTAGTGATATG GGAACCGAAGAAACAAAATGTATACAATTCTATGGGGGGAGACTCAATCCGGGAATTGTTATGGAAGGTCTTAGAAAGATGAAGGAGCTGCGGTTTCTTAGTTTGTATTTGGAAGATTCATACGCCCGGGAAATTAATGGACCCATGCCAAATTTCCTAAATGCTTTGGGATTTCTTTGTTGTAATTGGAAATTTAATGAAGTCAGCTCATACTTTCCGGATACTTTAAGATATCTGAATTGGTACGGGTACCCTTTTAGGTCTTTACCCAAAACATTTCAAGGAAATAATCTCGTATCACTTGGTATGTCCAACAGCGATATAGTACAACTTTGGGAAGGGGGAGAAAGAAAG GTTCTTAACAAGCTTAGATTCCTTGACCTCAGTGGCGAAAAGCTGAGGACCCTTGACCTTGGGCTGACTCCAAATCTCGAGACATTGAAGATTGTAGGATGTGATCAGTTGATAAAACTTTACATGCCTGTTGAATGTCTAAAACTCAGATACCTTGATCTTTCTCATGTAAAGTTGAGGACCCTTGATCTTGGGCTTATTCCAAATCTTGAGATGTTGTGGCTTACAGATTGTGATTTGGTAGAATTACTTCACATGCCTGGAAGATGTCTAAATCTCAGATTACTGCTCCTCATTGATGTGAATTTGAGGAGCCTTGACATTGGGCTGACTCCGAATCTTGAGGATTTAGATCTTAGAAATTGTAATGATCTGGAAGAACTTCACATGGCCGATGGATGTGTCAAGCTCAGATCCCTCTATCTTAATAAATTAAAGCTGAGGAAACTTGACCTTGGGCCGAGTCCATATCTTGAGAGGTTGGATTTTCATTATTGGAACAATTTGGAAGAATTTCACATTGCAGAATGTCCACTACTCACAGACGTCATTATTAGGGGTTCAAAATTGATAACCCTTGACCTAAGGATGGTTCCCAATATCAAACTGTTACGTCTTGAAGGGATATATTTGCTTGAACTTCACTTGCCCAGTAAATGTATAAATCTCAgctacctactatgcattgattCATATGTGGAGACCCTTGACATTGGGGTGACTCCGAATCTAGTTGAATTAGATCTTGAAAATTCTTATTTTTTGGAAGAACTTCACCTGCTCGGTCAATGTCATAAGCTTGCATACCTCAACATTAATTATACAAAGTTGAGGACCCTTGACCTTGGGCTGACTCCAAGTCTCAAGGAGTTATATCTTAAGAAATGTTACTATTTGATGGAACTTCACGCTCCAATCGGATGTCTAAAAAATATTGTCATCTTAGAGTTGAGTTATTGTTTGGAGTTTTATTCTTTTTCGTTTTGCGTAAAGGATAATACTTATGGTAGAGTGAATGATCAATTACTTGAAGTTCGTCATCCTTTAGCTGAGTTACATTTCAGACTAAAAAGTTGCCCACTTCACCCGGATGATTATTTTCCAGGCTTTAAGTTTACATGTTTTCATAAAGAAGATCTACCCTCTTTGAGAAGAAGTCTTGAGAAGCTTATATCTGTAGGTCCATGTGTTTGCACAAAATTTGAGACGTTTTCAAAAAGCATTTGTAGGTTACAACGTTAA
- the LOC111889575 gene encoding disease resistance protein RPV1 isoform X2, which translates to MASSSTSSVPKSFKYDVFLSFRGEDTRTNFTDHLYSALQLKSIYTYKDDLRIKKGKRIDDELIGSIEDSRFYIIVFSKNYASSSWCLDELVKIMKCHKQTGHTAYPVFYDVVPSEVRNQRGVVGEAFAKHEKEEAAGKWREAMKEAADLAGWELKKTDDGHEAKFIKRIVEEVSLELRSVNFRIDEKLVGMETRINDIVSSLETTPDDVRMIGIWGMGGGGKTTLARAVFDQISFQFEGKSFVENVREVSSTPLSGIKSLQKQVLSDILNDQGINISSVSEGKNMMWRMMRGRKVLLVLDDVNRMDQLEAVVGERNWFKMGSTIIITTRDEQLLVAHGVKLICNVNLLSDKEATCLFSRYAFGREIPIQGYEELSAQVVRYAVGLPLTITVLGSFLW; encoded by the exons ATGGCTTCTTCTTCAACTTCCTCCGTTCCTAAGAGCTTTAAGTATGATGTGTTTCTGAGTTTTAGAGGTGAAGACACTCGTACCAACTTCACCGATCATCTTTATTCCGCTCTTCAGCTGAAAAGCATTTACACTTATAAGGACGACTTGAGAATCAAGAAAGGGAAAAGGATCGATGATGAGCTCATCGGATCCATTGAAGACTCGAGATTCTACATCATTGTTTTCTCAAAGAACTATGCATCTTCGTCTTGGTGCTTGGACGAGCTTGTGAAGATAATGAAGTGTCACAAGCAGACCGGACATACTGCTTACCCTGTCTTCTATGATGTGGTACCTTCTGAAGTCCGGAATCAAAGAGGGGTAGTTGGAGAAGCCTTTGCCAAACATGAAAAGGAAGAGGCTGCTGGAAAATGGAGAGAAGCTATGAAAGAAGCAGCCGATCTGGCCGGGTGGGAATTAAAGAAAACTGATGATGG GCATGAAGCTAAATTCATCAAAAGAATCGTGGAAGAGGTTTCACTAGAGTTACGTTCGGTCAATTTCCGCATTGATGAAAAGTTAGTAGGCATGGAGACCCGGATCAATGATATTGTATCATCTTTAGAAACTACTCCTGATGATGTTCGCATGATCGGGATCTGGGGGATGGGAGGTGGTGGGAAGACAACTTTGGCCAGAGCTGTTTTTGATCAAATATCCTTTCAATTCGAAGGGAAAAGTTTTGTTGAGAATGTCAGGGAAGTTTCAAGCACGCCTTTGTCGGGTATAAAGTCGTTGCAAAAGCAAGTCCTTTCAGACATCTTAAATGATCAAGGCATCAACATAAGTAGTGTTTCTGAAGGGAAAAACATGATGTGGAGGATGATGCGTGGTAGAAAGGTTCTTCTTGTTCTAGATGACGTGAATCGTATGGACCAGCTTGAGGCGGTAGTTGGTGAGCGTAACTGGTTTAAGATGGGAAGTACAATTATCATTACAACAAGAGATGAACAATTGTTGGTAGCACATGGAGTGAAGTTGATTTGTAATGTCAATCTGTTGTCAGATAAGGAAGCAACTTGCCTCTTCAGTAGGTACGCATTTGGGAGAGAAATTCCAATTCAAGGGTACGAAGAGCTATCAGCACAAGTTGTACGTTATGCTGTTGGTCTACCCTTAACGATCACGGTTTTGGGTTCGTTTCTCTGGTAA